Sequence from the Theropithecus gelada isolate Dixy chromosome 20, Tgel_1.0, whole genome shotgun sequence genome:
CTGGCTTCCCATCTACAGTCTGTTCAGACAAGGCCATGACTAGAGTGGGATCTGCTAAATGGGTACAGCAGAACATTGGAAGAAGCACCTTTGAGCCAGTACTGCTGGGGTCTCTGGATTAGAGCCAGGAGCCCTGGTGAGGCCTGTGGGTGGGGCTTCACTTGTGACCCTGAGAAGCCAACTCCACATCTCCTTCCCTCTCACTCCTGAGCCCTGGGTGGTTCAGGGAGGCCACAGCCTTTCTGTGCCCTGACCTATCCCAAAGTCACCTCTATTCACAAGGTCGTGACCTTAGGTAAGTTCCTCTACTTTTGTGAACATCATTTTCCCACCCAGAATAATGTCCTTATTGCAATATGTTTGTTCCATTCCCTGCTGGCTTTGTGGCCACAAATGGAGGGGCAGCTAGGTTTCTTGAACACAGAGCCTGAGAGGCCTTGTCTGCAGCTGCTGGAAGCAGCCAGGAGACCCCAAAAGTGGGCTGGAGACTTCATCAAGGATCGGGAACAGGGCTGCGCTGAGAGGCCCAGGGGCTAGGTCAGCAGCGCTGCTAGGCGGATTTGGAGGGGAGCTGGGGAGAGGCGAGGCAGCCAGCTTTGCAGGATTCCCACGGCACAGAGCCAGTGCTCAGGGGTTCCCTTCTCAGCGTTCCTCTCACCTGCTGTGATTCTCTCGCACCTGGCATGGATCCGAGCTCCTTTCCTTATGGCTGAGACCCAAACTGCCTACAAGTGGCCTCTTCTCCCTGTTCTTGTCTGGAAGGGCAGCATGGGGCCTTAGGCTGTCAGCGCTACCCGGGACCCTGGCATTCACTTTGTCCATAATGTACATATGGATGTAGGCAACTGCCCTCAGGGCTGTCTCGGGGCAGGACCAAGCCCAGCAGCCACACCTCCTGACACAGCCAGGTTCTCCCCCAACGTCGGAGCTGACAGGACTGTTCATGGTTCACTGAGTGGACCCAGCAATGCCTCATTGATAATCCACAGTTGAGAGAAGAGGGGCGGTCAGAGACCGGCCAGCCCTCCCTTCTGACTGGGAGAGGCCTCTGCAGGCACTGACAGGCTCCAAAGAGCGCTGTGGGGGCAGTCAGCATCCATAGTCCCCTGGCATCTTCCCTGGGCTGTTTTCTCTGACGTTTCACCTGAAACTAACTGTACATAGCTGAGCTAGGAACCTTCTAAATCTGATACTTCCAGCATGTGGCTTAGGGAAAATCACTTGACTCCTTCTTTACCTTCTGGCTAAGAAGTAAAAACTCTGGGTTAATCTAGTCCTCCAGGCCCTGGAGTCCCACAGAGTGATGCTATCTGTACAACTAGAGGGCAGAGCCCTTGGTCATGTCCACCCTTTGATTAAGTGGGCATCTCCTGTGCTGCTAGCTTTGTCCCCTATGGGACTTGGGGTGGGGTTGGGACAAAGCCTGGTGCTGGGACAAAGCCTGGTGCCCGTGCGATTCATCTGCACATTATTTCTCCTCTCTGCCATTTTAGGGTCGCACTGCGGCAGCCTGGCGCTCGACATGTGAAAGGGAACCTGTCAGGATTACTGCGAGCTAACAGCAGGACAGGCTGGCCCCGGGGAGCGGGGATGGGCAGAGCAGCTGCTGAACCTGGGCCAGCAGTACCAGGAAGGAGACCTGGGCCCTGACGGGGAGCTCAGCACACGCTCGCCTGACCCAGATGGTATTGGACACAGTGCCCCGCTGAACGGCAGCTGTTCCCAACGCCAGAGGACCCCACAGCCACAGTAGGAGCTTTGCGACCCCTATGCAACTGCAGCTGGGGGTGAGACCACGAGGAGAAGGGCCCAGCACCTCATATGGGAAGCAGTAGGGCAGGACCTACCACGAAAAGGACCTCGATCTCTGCAGCGGAGTTTTCCAGCACTCACAGCCTTCCCGTTTTTCTCCTCTCAGGCCTGGGGTTTGGCTTCCCTCCTCTGGCAGAGGTTTTGGGCCAGGAGGACCAGCCGAGGTGGGACACGTGCAtggaacccaggtctcctgaagCCCATGTGCTCTCTGTTGTGATTGGAGTTCTAGGGCTTCCCCGCTGCCGGGGACGAGGGGCCGCCTCATTGTCTGCTCATGAACCACAAGGACCCCGACTGCTCCAGACTGGATTATTTCAAGCCGCCAAAGAGGGGGACCCCTAGAGCTGGCAGCCAGCAATCCCAAGGGACTAGAGGGCTGCGATGGACTGCCCTCCCCCTCACCAGGGTGGCGGGAGAGGCAGAGCCTCTGTGGCCCAGCTAGTGACAGACCCGATGAAGCCCTAAGCAGGGGCCCCACCTGACTCAGGGACAGGACAGTCACTCCTGCCAACGTGCGTTCTCCCCACATTGAGGGAGAGCGTGGCAAGGGACCCCTGCCACTGTCCCCTGCTACAGCACGTGCCCCTATGCCCTTTGCATGTGGTGCCAGAATAGACAGGCTACACTGTGGCTGGCCcctcagtgggctgggaaaggagTGGCCACAGTGACCACCACCCACCTGCTGGCACCATGAAGTGCTCCCTGCGGGTGTGGTTCCTCTCTGTGGCCTTCTTGCTGGTATTCATCATGTCCCTACTCTTCACCTACTCGCACCACAGCATGGCCACACTGCCCTACCTGGACTCGGGGGCCCTGGGTGGGACGCACCGGGTGAAGCTGGTGCCCGGCTATGCTGGCCTGCAGCGCCTTAGCAAGGAGGGGCTCTCGGGCAAGAGCTGCACCTGTCGCCGCTGCATGGGTGACACTGGCGCCTCCGACTGGTTTGACAGCCACTTTGATGGCAACATTTCCCCCGTCTGGACCCGAGAGAACATGGATCTTCCACCGGATGTCCAGAGGTGGTGGATGGTAAGAGTTGCTGCCCCCTTCCAGGGATCTGTCCCCGGTTTTAAAGCCACTCAGGGCCCCCTCTTGGATTTCTGGCCCCCAGAGTCTTGACAAAGTATAATGCCTGTTTGACCAAGCCATTTATAGGATCACAGATGACTGAAGGGCAGAGCGAGCATTGACCTGATGGAGTGGACTAGTATTTTCCAGTGCCTGTAGGACCTGAGCATAGGCCAGAAATGCCTCCTGGACCAGGCAGGCAGCACAGACACAGGGAGCAGGTGGGAGTGAGGAGTACAGCCATGGGGGGCCTGCCCCAGAGGAAGGAGGCAGCCACCCCTTGGCCCCAGCAGTTGTTGCTGCACAAGGCTggatctgggttttttttttaagtaaacccAGAAATCCAGATTTTAAAACTAAGTATCCTAATTTATGAACATTGACTCAcaataattgttttctatttgtttgtttgtttgttttttgagatggagtctcattttgtcacccaggctggagtgcagtggtgccgtgatggctcactgtaacttctgcctgcgggttcaagtgattctcctgcctcagcctccctagtagctggaattacaggcatgcgccaccaccctcagctaatttttttgtatttttagtagagacgaggtttcaccgtgttggccaggctggtctcaaactcctgacctcagatgatcctcccgcctcagccttccaaagtgctgggattacaggtgtgagccactatgcccagctgaaaTAATTGTAAATACCATTATAACAGAGCTTCTTGCTTGGTTCTTTACAATTGCTGGAAGACTTTTTACTAGGCTGGGATAAGAAAGCCTTGTAgggaaggctgggcgcggtggctcatgcctgtaatcccagcactttgggagcccaagctGGACGggttacgaggtcaggagtttgagaccagcctgatcaacatgttgaaaccccgtctactaaaaattaaaaaaaaaaattagccaggcatggtggcaggcgcctgtaatcccagcgactcaggaggctgaggcaggagaatcgcttgaacctgggaggcagaggttgcagtgagccaagatcacgccactgcactcccgcctgggcaacaacgtgagactctgtctcaaaaaaaagaaaagaaaagaaaggtgtgtaGGGAAGACTTAatctattttatgaaataaagtgttgcctgattctagagttaaaaaaaaacaagcaatgtaaAGAACCGTCAGGGGCTAAGGGAGTTgaaggggtggggctggggggttCTCCCTGTCTTTCCAGTCATCACTTTTCTGCTACTTGTAATTCCTTCTGCCTCGCCCCAAGGCTCTGGAGTCACTCCCCAGGCTCTGCAGGCCATCTGGTTGCCACACATGTCATGGGTGGAACCATGTCAGCACTGAGCCCCTGCAGGCTCCCAAGCTGTGAGGGATGAGCTCTTGTGATCAGGCTTATCAGAACGATGCCACAGAACATGCCTTCCAGCCCAGACTATCAGAGTGCCCAAGGACCAGGGTCTGCAGAGCTAGGGCCACTAGGAGCCCCGTGGGCTCTTACTGTGACAGCTTTTTTTGATACAGGTTCTCACTGTCtttgcagtggcacagtcttggttcactgcatccttgaccccccccaggctcaagcgatcctcctacctcagcttcagagtagctgggactacaggcacgcaccaccacacctggctaatttttatataggaATTCTTGTCTCAGAGTCAATCTCTCCCTACAGATCAATCTCCCATCTCCCCTGAGCAGGCCCTGCTCACCCACAAACCCATTGAGTTATGGCTCCATCTAcagaatgctttattttatttttatgtgggttttttttttttttttgagtaaaagtaattccaacacttttgaGTAAAAGTAATCCCAcaccttggctgggcgcggtggctcacgcctgtaatcccagcactttgggaggccgaggcgggcggatcacaaggtcaggagatcgagaccacagtgaaaccccgtctctactaaaaatacaaaaaattagccgggcgcggtggtgggcgcctgtagtcccagctactcaggaggctgaggcaggagaatggcgtgaacccgggaggcggagcttgcagtgagccgagatcgcgccactgcactccagcctgggcgacagcgcgagactctgtctcaaaaaaaaaaaaaaaaaaaaaatcccacaccttgggaggccaaagcaggtggatcacctgagttcgggagttcgagaccagcctgaccaatatgaaaaaaccccatgtctactaaaaatacaaaattagctgggtgtggtggcgcatgcctgtaattccagctagtcaggaggccgaggcaggagaatcgcttgaatccaggatgcggaggttgcggtgagccaagattgtgccattgcactccagcctgggcaacaagagtgaaactctatctcaaaaaaaaaaaagaaaagtcaggatttcatttttcttatttcatatgaaatccttactttctttctttttttttttttggggggatggagtctcgctctgtcgcccaggctggagaaaaTCCTTACTTTCATTGTCTCTTGAAAAATGGGAAACTTTGGCCCTTCTGGGCTCATGATCCCACGTGGCAACAGTTGGCTGAAGTTGCCCTTCTTTGCCGGGGCTCAGATCTGTTGGGTGTGGACCTTACCTACCACGTTACTCCTGTGTGGTACCTGCTGGGTCCCTAAGCATCTGATTGGTGCTGCCTTGTTTCACGGTCTTTGACCAACAGCTGGTTAGTACAGGTCTCGCTGGTAGGAGGGGACACCAGGACACCAGTTTTATTCCAGCCATTCTGGCTCTGAAAGAATTATCAGCCTCTCTGCCCTTCCCTGGGTGGGGGCTCAGGGAGTGGCTGGACTGTTGCCCTAGACGCGGCTTCTGCAACCCCAGTCCTCAGCCTGAGTGCTGAGGGCGCCCCCTGTAGGCTGACCAGGAAGGAGCCCCTAAAGGAGGCTGCTCTGTTCCGTGGCCCAGGCCCGCAGGTTCCCAGAGAATGTGTGAAAGGCACCTTGATCCAGAGCCCCTCCTAGTGCATCAGAGCCACCCGTGACTAGCAGGGCACCCAATCTCCAGACGTTGAGACTCACTCACAACTGGGGACTTTGCTGTcgttgagagagggagagaccctCACTGcccagaggaaagaatctctgttCCCTGGCAGAGCCCTGGATAAAGAGGCCTGTGCCCAGGCACTGGAGAGTGAGAGCAGAAGAGGGGAGGATGGGGCCCCTCCTCCTTCACACACCTCTCCCCTTCCTCATTTTCCgtcttcctctcccttccatAGATGCTGCAGCCCCAGTTCAAATCACAGAACACCAACGAGGTGCTGGAGAAGCTGTTCCAAATAGTGCCCGGCGAGAACCCCTACCGCTTCCGGGACCCCCACCAGTGCCGGCGCTGTGCTGTGGTGGGGAACTCCGGCAACCTGCGGGGCTCTGGCTATGGGCAGGACGTGGACGGACACAACTTCATCATGAGGTGAGCCCCTGCGGAGCCCAAGGGTGGGTCCAGGACGGGCCTCCGGGAGGGGGACTGCTCTCCTCTGCCATGTCTGGCAGAGTGCATGCTGCCAGTTACCAATGTGCTCTGGGGCCCTGCCTCCCAGCGTCTTTCATAGCAGGCTTGGAGCTCTCTCCTTTGCCTGTTTGGGGTGGATGGGGAGCCAGAATCCCAAATCTAAGCTTTGCTTGAGGCCTGCACTCTGTTTCCAATGCTCTGAATTCCTCTGGAAACAGCTGACATGCGATTCCTGGCTGACGTTTGGTGAAAAATCCCAccagaggccgggcacggtggctcatccctgtaattccagtgctttgagaggctgaggtgggaggatcgcttgagccccaggagttagagaccagcctaggtaacatggcaaaaccctgtgtctgcaaaaaatttttaaagattagctgggcattgtggtgtgtgtctgtattcccatctactggggtggctgaggcaggaggattgcttgaacccagggattcgaggctacagtgagctatgattgtaccagttcactccagcctgggcaatagactgagacactgtctcaaaaacaaaaattcccaTCAGAAGCCGGCCCTGTCCTCCTCATCCCCTCAGCAGCTGAGCGAGTGAGGGCCCCAAGCCCAGCTAGCATCCTGCTTCTCAGCAGCAGGTGATTCTCTCTGGCAGATGCATGGAATGCAGATGTCGTGGGTGCTAAAAGGAGCTGTTTGGTATTTGCTCTGGGGCTCATTCATTCCCAAGACGTCTATTCCCCGCCGTGAGGAGGGGAGAAGAGTTGGGAGGGCGTTCAGTCCTGACCGAGACTCTGCAGCGAAGGCCTGGGCATGAACAGGGAACGGGGGCAGGCTCGCAACCTGAACATGGGCTGCTTGCTCTGCTCCAGAGCCTGTGTTTTCTGATGTCCCCCCTTGACTTGGCTGGGGACAAGAAATGCCACAGTGGGGATCCTTCTACCCAACTCCTTGATGGAGGAAGAGCCTGAAGAACCGAGATCCTGCCAATGCCCAGTTTTCACTCATCTCTTAGGCTGAGCATTGCAGAAAGACCAGGTttcccaggaggcagaaggaagggCTTTGTCTTAGAAACTGTTACTGTCTCCATAGCAACACAAAGGCAGCAATATGTCTCGGAGGCATTCAGCATTCCATGTAAGACCTTCCTCATGTTGGGAAATGGTGCAAGTGGGAGGGTGAACAGGATGGACTGGACCCTGTCCAGGACCCTGGAACCACCTGAGGATATCCATATCCTCCAACTGCTGATAACCCAATGGGAGAGAGATGGCATGGGAACTGGTGTTAGAGGGGCCTCTTCTCTTTCCAGACACCATGGCCAGGTTGGGAATTGAGGGATCTGTCACTTCCATGCAGCTCTGGGCACTCGGAAAGCCCAGGACAGTGCTCTCAGCTGCCTGAAGCACCTGCATCAGGTTTGAGCTTTCACTGGGCAGGCACCTACGTGATGGTCAGGAAGCTCCTGGGTGGAAGCCCTGCAGGCCCAAAAGGACTGGCTGTAAGTTTCCTGGCCGGTACTGTCAGGCGGGGCTGCAGAAAGAAATTTATAAGgctgggcgcggcagctcacgcctgtaatcccagcactttgggaggccgaggcaggcagatcacctaaggtcaggagttcaagaccagcctggcgaacatggtgaaatcccatctctactaaaaatacaaaaattagccgggcatggtggtgcataactataatcccagctactcaggaggctgaggcaggagaatcgtctgaacccaggaggcggaggttgtagtgaaccaagatcatgccattgcgctccagcctgggcaacaagggagaaactgtctcaaaaaaaaaaaaaaaatttataaatgcttCCTCCCGGGGGCCAGGTAAG
This genomic interval carries:
- the ST3GAL2 gene encoding CMP-N-acetylneuraminate-beta-galactosamide-alpha-2,3-sialyltransferase 2, coding for MKCSLRVWFLSVAFLLVFIMSLLFTYSHHSMATLPYLDSGALGGTHRVKLVPGYAGLQRLSKEGLSGKSCTCRRCMGDTGASDWFDSHFDGNISPVWTRENMDLPPDVQRWWMMLQPQFKSQNTNEVLEKLFQIVPGENPYRFRDPHQCRRCAVVGNSGNLRGSGYGQDVDGHNFIMRMNQAPTVGFEQDVGSRTTHHFMYPESAKNLPANVSFVLVPFKALDLLWIASALSTGQIRFTYAPVKSFLRVDKEKVQIYNPAFFKYIHDRWTEHHGRYPSTGMLVLFFALHVCDEVNVYGFGADSRGNWHHYWENNRYAGEFRKTGVHDADFEAHIIDMLAKASKIEVYRGN